Proteins encoded by one window of Haematobia irritans isolate KBUSLIRL chromosome 2, ASM5000362v1, whole genome shotgun sequence:
- the LOC142226299 gene encoding uncharacterized protein LOC142226299 — MSTAGRKLNLKLEYGKAKHEKRKQEEQLAQWGAKKFDPTAKIMEAKSNPFRAPTTMKKFDHGKAGKRMFENRKFDKNRRFDNRKQFKPHTPRDLKPENATPWNKFKDEINHKLREDEHAAKQADWNTEEAKKVLKQREQNYRKMLMEQKRNEKTSWEDFGEDNEKKDYTKKLSSQNKKKRKHLKSEESQLDETLNDTTKGKQQKLSKCNTSVVEDNEKKDDGKQSSSQNKKKRKHLKSEESQPDETTKRKQQKESKSKTLLVDQETMKDFDPSKLDFSQKDKIRQLLTKATKIRKGSVVDTLKHFKNKQKKKNASTE; from the coding sequence ATGAGCACTGCTGGTAGAAAATTAAATCTGAAACTGGAATATGGAAAAGCTAAACATGAGAAACGTAAACAGGAAGAGCAATTAGCCCAATGGGgtgcaaaaaaatttgatccCACCGCCAAAATTATGGAGGCCAAGAGTAATCCATTTAGAGCTCCCActactatgaaaaaatttgatcaCGGTAAAGCTGGGAAACGCATGTTCGAAAATCGCAAGTTTGATAAGAACCGGAGATTCGACAATCGCAAACAATTCAAACCTCACACACCACGAGATTTGAAACCGGAAAATGCAACACCATGGAACAAATTCAAAGATGAAATAAATCATAAACTGCGCGAAGATGAACATGCTGCCAagcaagctgattggaatacggAAGAAGCTAAGAAAGTTCTGAAGCAACGGGAACAAAATTATCGGAAAATGTTGATGGAACAGAAGCGAAATGAGAAAACAAGTTGGGAAGATTTCGGGGAAGATAATGAGAAGAAGGATTACACCAAAAAATTAAGTTCACAGAATAAGAAAAAGCGAAAGCACTTGAAATCAGAAGAGAGTCAACTTGATGAGACACTTAATGATACAACAAAGGGAAAGCAACAGAAATTATCAAAATGTAACACATCAGTAGTAGAAGATAATGAAAAGAAGGATGACGGAAAACAATCCAGTTCACAGAATAAGAAAAAGCGGAAGCACCTGAAATCAGAAGAGAGTCAACCTGATGAGACAACAAAGCGAAAGCAACAGAAAGAATCAAAATCTAAAACACTATTAGTAGACCAAGAAACCATGAAGGATTTTGATCcctcaaaattagatttttcccAAAAGGATAAAATTCGGCAATTGTTAACCAAGGCGACAAAAATTCGCAAAGGTTCTGTGGTTGATACTCTGAAGCACTTTAAAAACAAACAGAAGAAGAAAAACGCCAGCACTGAATAA
- the LOC142226300 gene encoding uncharacterized protein LOC142226300: MNGNCGNNWDNGRIRCNNDFNRGGKEGYRGRRNEQQQSYGRGNGGRRNGFQKFLDVEYREKEQNWSRNSWNTNNYNNRNRNYNQQKGFRGTSHLYNNEQQKSEAPPTIQNNNNGSEFTRSEPTQTSSALNSNRALSVRKDLTSNKIIDQEPKTCIENTLNQIKQESIKTEKKSDSSSSSSSSDSSSSDEEASKVSKITNISKSKTSPARTQLFKTAAISKKSNKKNSPSSSSSSSSSSEEKEEATIQEPNKSSRKKKKPDEDVVCMGNIENKITLEDDEESNPDGSDIGNIFKRAKSKKKSKKSNKEQCMLCDKKGHTSFQCQMICKNCSAPYHGFRTCPHPANLNTMMHLFMEFCMQQFQHFQSERQLRELLSHSNQSIKTVPQPLVESPTTNSRDKRKRTTSTKNDTDTLSTNKRKRKTKKKSKKRCDDIDSNDTTSESSENSSEDESSSEGFQCLKTSKSKKFKNMDTSTMGSFNIPNFIPSLPINYPITVNGIPNMPPSSNIPLNTLLLSQMFQNSIGSIARNNR; this comes from the exons ATGAATGGAAATTGTGGTAATAATTGGGACAACGGTCGAATAAGGTGTAATAATGACTTTAATCGAGGAGGAAAGGAAGGTTATCGTGGTAGAAGAAACGAACAACAACAATCATACGGTCGCGGAAATGGAGGAAGACGAAAcgggttccaaaaatttttggatGTGGAATATCGGGAGAAAGAACAAAATTGGAGTAGAAATTCATGGAACACAAATAATTACAACAATCGTAATAGAAATTATAATCAACAAAAAGGCTTTCGTGGCACATCACATTTATACAATAATGAACAACAAAAGTCTGAGGCACCACCAACAattcaaaacaataataatggtTCAGAGTTCACGAGAAGCGAGCCAACACAAACATCCAGTGCATTGAATTCTAATAGAGCTTTATCTGTTAGAAaagatttgacctcaaataaaattattgatcaGGAACCGAAAACGTGCATTGAGAATACCCTGAACCAAATAAAACAAGAGAGTATCAAAACGGAAAAGAAATCAGATTCcagttcatcatcatcatcaagtgATTCGTCATCCAGTGATGAAGAGGCATCAAAAGTATCTAAAATTACAAACATCTCGAAGTCAAAAACATCACCGGCCAGAACGCAACTATTCAAAACTGCAGCTATTTCTAAGAAGTCCAATAAAAAGAACTCTCcctcgtcgtcatcatcatcgtcctCATCTTCAGAGGAAAAAGAGGAGGCAACAATACAAGAACCGAATAAAAGTTCCAGGAAGAAGAAAAAGCCTGACGAAGATGTTGTTTGTATGGGTAATATTGAAAATAAGATTACATTGGAAGATGACGAAGAAAGCAATCCAGATGGTAGTGATATCGGCAATATCTTTAAAAGGGCAAAATCTAAGAAAAAGTCAAAAAAGTCTAACAAAGAGCAATGTATGTTATGTGATAAGAAG GGTCACACATCCTTTCAGTGCCAGAtgatatgcaaaaattgttcagcTCCATATCACGGTTTCCGAACATGTCCACATCCTGCCAATTTAAATACAATgatgcatttatttatggaattTTGTATGCAGCAATTTCAGCATTTTCAATCTGAAAGACAGTTGCGGGAATTACTAAGTCACTCCAACCAGTCTATAAAAACTGTACCACAGCCCTTGGTGGAATCACCTACTACAAATAGTAGAGACAAACGGAAGAGAACAACGTCTACCAAAAACGATACTGATACATTGTCTACAAACAAACGAAAACGTAAAACTAAGAAGAAAAGTAAAAAACGCTGTGACGACATTGATTCTAATGATACAACGTCGGAATCATCTGAAAACTCATCCGAAGATGAGTCTTCTTCAGAAGGCTTTCAAtgcttaaaaacaagtaaaagtaaaaagttcaaaaatatggATACGTCTACAATGGGATCCTTTAACATACCGAATTTTATACCAAGTCTTCCAATAAATTACCCAATTACCGTGAATGGAATTCCCAACATGCCACCATCATCAAATATTCCATTGAACACATTATTACTGTcacaaatgtttcaaaattccattggaTCTATCGCTAGAAATAATCGTTAG